The DNA window TCAAAAGCATAATCGATTCGATGCCACTCGCCCAAGAGTTTTTTGTGAGTGTGTCCCCAGAAAATTGGGACAATTCTATGTTTTTGGGTGAGCGATGGGGTGTCgttaataataatattgttgAAAGCTGGAACAACTGGGTAAAAGCAGCGCGATATCTACCCATTGTGGGTATGATAGATAATATACGAATTCAAATAATGACCActgttggaaacgaaattccggcgtttgacaaaagattgaccaactgattctagcaactgaattggactaactgatcgacgtaactgaacacgtcatcagtcaactgatcgcttCAAAAGTATATTTCatcgtcaactgatctttactagctgatctctcagctgtacacgtcatcagttgaaagcgacaaacgacatatagtacagccatctgcaactggtagtggctcaccgcatttcagaaataaacagtgtactattgtcaggatatatcgacgtggtaatcaacggttagaatattcaaatatctttaatgttaccgttgagagggaagcctataaatagtcgaaggcagcagctGAAGCAGTATCGCATTCTCagttatcttacttgctgttacgctgcaaaaatatccgctcacactcagaaatcaagctcacgcttatcatttttatcagttgtatTCTAGACTACGCTCTTGAGCTTTCATAGCATTTTGTAATAGATTGATAGAATTTCTaaattgtgctaagatcagttacgatctgtaaaagtgttgtatgctaagagtttcagtattggcaaagtgataagtccaaactgaagtgggtcagtacactgatttgtatttgatcaaagtcttttagtgaaaatcatatctgcgtgatagaaggggtgacgtaggagttattcaagtctccgaacatccagaaacaaattgtgttgttattaccttcagttattattttaagttaaatactctatttttcagtcagttagttttctgcaactgtttattcagtttaactaattgttgttgaccgaaagaatattttagattcagttcttaatacaactgaaatcagtttgtcgaagaattattttaatcgagcagtgtttattcaacccccccttctaaacactcttcacccgattcaccgatcctttcaacCACGATGCACAAAAGACGAGAAAAAACATTGGAGATGACCGGAGAACTAAGTCCAAGAATGGAGAAGGATGTGTCAATTGCATATAGTCAATCTCGAACCTTAAAGGTGCACAAGTCATGTGGAGCTCTGTTTGAGGTGATAGATGGGGACAAAAGTTATTCAGTGGATTTGAATGCATGTCGTTGTTCATGTCGATATTGGCAGATCTACAGGCTACCGTGCAAACATGTTTGCTCGTGCATAGAATCAAAGTCTTTGTCGGTTTATCAATTCTGTGATGGATATTTTAAGATCAACATGTACCGCCAAGCTTATAAAAGAATCATAAATCCAATTCCAACATATGACATGAGTGGGGGCTATCTGAATGATGGACCTACCATTTATGCTCCTACAACCCGTAGCCAGCCAGGACGTAGAAGGACTAAACGGATACCTTCTCAAGTTGAACAACGTGTGACAACGTATGGGAGATGTCATGGGCGAGGGCATAATAGACGAACTTGCAAAGAACCGGTGGCATAATTGGTTTGATTGACATAGACATTAATACTATATCGTTGACTGCAATTATCATAATTTttgtaatataatttatttttaaaattcctAATCGTTGtcttaataattttaatttattgcaGGCCAGTATTAGAACAAGAAAGCTGCTGGGAGGTTGTTCAAAAAAACTACAAGATGTGATGGCATTTTGTGAATATATTTGGTGTTGTTTCTTGAATTAACCGACCTTTTGGACCATTACGTTTATGGTATCCAttttttttggttgttttgacgTGATGGTAAGACGTTATCGTGCGTTGAAGGCATGACAATTTTGTAAACCAACAATGAATCTGTTCAATTGCTTCAGTGAGATTGACTATGTAAATACTGGATTGCTTTAGTGAGATTGGAAAAGTGTATGAAGTTGAAAAAAACATCGGATTATGTGTTTGTAATTGCAATTTGTAGATGTGTTAAGAAGTGATTATGTCTTAATCAATAAGAAGTGATTATGTCTTAATCAATAAATTGCTTTGTTCACTGATAATTTCATATGTGTTGTGAGTTGTGGTTTATTATCATTACAAATATTTCATGGACAAATCATTTTAAACCTTTGAACAAGCCTCGTTCATCAGACAAAATCGCCAAAGCAATCCGAGCTCTATATCCTTCCATTGAAGTATTCCATTCTTCATTCCAAAATGTCGGGTTATCTCTAGCAAAACATTCACCCCATAGACAAACATAAACACCACAATTCAAATCATTTCTGTGTTGCCTACATTTTAACGCAATCACTTCACCTTTGCCAACATCACAATTTTTCACATTCCAAAGATATCCAGACATAAATTTGGCCTGAAAAAGCATTTCAATCAATATTAGTTttccaaaaattcataaaatatgTGTGTTGTGCACTTTTgtttaaaacaatttttttcgTAGCCGACTTACAATTTTCTTGGCTGCACCTTTGTAAACAGGACCATTAAGAGAATCCCTTAGTGTGAAATACTGATCGCCTCGAGTATACCCGAGCAAGATCCAATGTGCTCTGTAACTAATCGGGAAAATTATGTGCTTACAGCGTTCTAGAACCTCTTTGTTCAGTTCAGACAACTTGCTCAATGTACTTCCGTCCAACTGTGATGTAAATTCAGAAAAATCTTTATCTTTGACCCTCTTCTGCTTCATTTTCTCGAGCATCCGAATCACGTTAAtctatgcaaatttttaaaaatattgttagctatcattttcataaaaatattatttacttAAGATCAAAACAATTTTACCTGCACATTGGGAGACATGCAGTAGATGTCATGCCCATATTTATGTTTTCTATTGCTCAAAGTATTGAAATAGGCATGAATAAGGTCAGATCGTAGTTCGCTGCCAAACTAACAAAGCAGCAACTCGTGCCCATGCAATATCACGTCATCATCTTGCCAAACTACACCACTACAAAGACAAAATAACAAACATAACAAt is part of the Primulina eburnea isolate SZY01 chromosome 1, ASM2296580v1, whole genome shotgun sequence genome and encodes:
- the LOC140830933 gene encoding uncharacterized protein isoform X1, which produces MSPNVQINVIRMLEKMKQKRVKDKDFSEFTSQLDGSTLSKLSELNKEVLERCKHIIFPISYRAHWILLGYTRGDQYFTLRDSLNGPVYKGAAKKIAKFMSGYLWNVKNCDVGKGEVIALKCRQHRNDLNCGVYVCLWGECFARDNPTFWNEEWNTSMEGYRARIALAILSDERGLFKGLK
- the LOC140830933 gene encoding uncharacterized protein isoform X2 codes for the protein MSPNVQINVIRMLEKMKQKRVKDKDFSEFTSQLDGSTLSKLSELNKEVLERCKHIIFPISYRAHWILLGYTRGDQYFTLRDSLNGPVYKGAAKKIAKFMSGYLWNVKNCDVGKEITRHFGMKNGILQWKDIELGLLWRFCLMNEACSKV